GAGCTCGAACGGGCGGTTCGCGCCATCGCCCGCGATGTGGCCAACGGGAAGGTAGCGCCCGAAAATATCGACGAAGCGCTGATCGCGCGGCATCTCTACACGGCCGGTCTTCCCGAGCTCGACCTCTTGATCCGGCCAGGCGGAGAACAACGGCTCTCGAACTTCATGCTGTACCAGGCTGCATACGCCGAGCTCGTTATGACCGACGTTTACTGGCCGGACTTCTCGAAGGATGATTTCGTACGAGCGTTGATCGTTTTTCAGCAGCGGGAACGGCGCTTCGGCGGGACTTGACGGAGCGCCGAATCGTCGTCGGCCTGATCGTCGCCGCGATCGGCCTGTTGTGCGTCGTTCTCCCGTGGACTTTTTATCTGCTGATCCTGGCGATCGGCCTGGCGAGCATTTATGAATTCAACTTTCTCTGCGCGATCAAAGGTCAACCGCTAGAGTATCCGGTCGCGCTCTTGGGGGTCTGCGCCTACGTCGCGATGGCCGTTTTCGGGCTGCTCCACAAGTGGGAAGGAGTGCTGCTTGCCGGAATCGCGATCGTCGCCTTCGCCATCGGCATGTACGGCGAGGAGAAAGGTTACTTTGCCCGCACTGCCTACACGCTGCTCGCCGTTCTCTACATCGGGAAGCTCCTCACGTATTTCGTGTTCATCCGTCAGATCCAGGGCGACGGCATGGCGCTCACGTTCTACGTCATCGTGATCATTGCGTTGACCGACACTTTCGGCATGGTGGTCGGCTCGGCTTTCGGCCGCCATGGGCTGACTAAAATATCCCCGAAGAAGACGGTGGAGGGGTCGGTGGGATCGCTGACGATCGTTACGCTCGTTGCGACGGCCGCGGCGTGGATTCCCCAGCTTCACATTGTTTGGTGGCAAGGGGCGGCACTTGGAGTTACAACGAGCGTCGCGGCGCAAATCGGCGACCTCGTCGAATCGGCGTTCAAGCGCGACGCCGGTGTGAAGGACGCCGGCGCCATGATCCAAGGGCACGGCGGCGTTCTCGATCGCTTTGATTCCTATTTGCTTGGCGGCGTGACGTTCTTCGCGACATTGCATATCGTGGGGATATTGCAGGTTTGACCGGCGGCAAACGCGTTGCGATCTTGGGCTCCACGGGTTCGATCGGAACGCAGGCGCTCGAGGTTATCGCAGAGCACCCCAGCGAATTTCAAGTGGTGGGTTTGGCCGCGGGCCGCAACGTCACGCTGCTGACCGAACAGGCGCACAGATTCGGGGCGAAAGTTACGAGTTCGTCGGCCGACGGTTTGGCTGGACTGCATCGCGTTGCCGCGGAGAGCGACGCCGAAATCGTCCTTGCCGCCACCGACGGATCGGTTGCATTCGAAGCGATATTTGCTGCGGTAGAACGCGGCATCGACGTCGCCGTCGCGAACAAGGAACTCGTCGTAGCGGCGGGTGCGCTCTTAGTGGAAGCGGCGCGGACCGGCGGCGCGCGCCTTCTCCCCGTCGATAGCGAGCACAGCGCGATCTTTCAGTGCCTTCTTGGCGAGGAACGATCGAGTGTCGCGGCAATCCTGCTGACCGCCTCCGGTGGACCGTTCCGCCAAACCCCGCGCGAAGCGATGGAGCGCGCCGACGTCGCGGCAGCGCTCGCGCATCCGACCTGGCGCATGGGGACGAAGAATACGATCGACTCGGCGACGATGATGAACAAAGGCCTCGAAGTCATCGAGGCGAGTCGCCTCTTCGGATTCGAGGGCGACCGGATTGGAATCGTCGTTCATCCGCAATCGGTCGCCCACGGCTTCGTCGTCTT
This Candidatus Eremiobacterota bacterium DNA region includes the following protein-coding sequences:
- a CDS encoding phosphatidate cytidylyltransferase; the protein is MTERRIVVGLIVAAIGLLCVVLPWTFYLLILAIGLASIYEFNFLCAIKGQPLEYPVALLGVCAYVAMAVFGLLHKWEGVLLAGIAIVAFAIGMYGEEKGYFARTAYTLLAVLYIGKLLTYFVFIRQIQGDGMALTFYVIVIIALTDTFGMVVGSAFGRHGLTKISPKKTVEGSVGSLTIVTLVATAAAWIPQLHIVWWQGAALGVTTSVAAQIGDLVESAFKRDAGVKDAGAMIQGHGGVLDRFDSYLLGGVTFFATLHIVGILQV
- a CDS encoding 1-deoxy-D-xylulose-5-phosphate reductoisomerase, with the translated sequence MTGGKRVAILGSTGSIGTQALEVIAEHPSEFQVVGLAAGRNVTLLTEQAHRFGAKVTSSSADGLAGLHRVAAESDAEIVLAATDGSVAFEAIFAAVERGIDVAVANKELVVAAGALLVEAARTGGARLLPVDSEHSAIFQCLLGEERSSVAAILLTASGGPFRQTPREAMERADVAAALAHPTWRMGTKNTIDSATMMNKGLEVIEASRLFGFEGDRIGIVVHPQSVAHGFVVFRDGSVKSQLAAPDMRVPIGYALSYPKRLGAPNFAHDNVLKTLGAKDGEATLCYEFEAPDFDRFPCIRLAYEALAAGGTQPAVLSAANEVAVHAFVDGKIAFGRIAEVIEGAMNRVASGELSLPGVRKADGEARKAAGEIVEAIERPKR